One region of Ahniella affigens genomic DNA includes:
- a CDS encoding protein kinase domain-containing protein, with product MGDSDDHTLRFKTGGAWQGRLPQAMLDGREPALNPGEQIGVWRIERLLGSGGMSDVYLASRSQASFEQKVALKIVPRQGEMLARFQEERRILARLAHPGIAGLIDGGELPGGGAWFAMEHIDGLVLDDYVLRQRLSFIETLRLFEDLCAAIAHAHSHLLVHRDIKPGNVMVDQQGRVRLLDFGIALGQHDRVSDNDRIMTPGYAAPEQLQGGPITTATDIFQLGLTLQTVLNRANQHGFAIAPASSRSDLAAVIARATAPAAADRYHSAMLFRDDLIALREARPVSARAGGEMHRLVLGFRRHPFSSTLIAALAISLVLSGVLLFQSKSREAEERSATLREEGTATAIGGFFVELFNQPVTAEGGVAELLDRGQQRLLAHPSPDQRTHAALLHALAKANIQMERPDAARPLLEAAIGIARQSGETGASDLALYLSALARLEWLAGRREQARGFAAETEQTLEQLRNQSSHTLMLAHQQIGEYHLNALEYESAKRFLERAVLIGEARYGADSSQLFQARQLLVSIYRNRWEVREAAPAGQRLLDDCKRYYGESDAVCIIETTQQARVLGQAGEMARAEAILRAQLAENGLWTGQQRLYRQHAVSYDLSENLWFQGRYQDARRTLIDSLGLLEQAMGRVGPHWLSDHGSLALLLVDMGDPVEALRISNEGVSTLSRPLAERAMEDHFWVVRHAAIMLANDADTTRLNESMQAAVSAMSASFGSGSYFSERARLVLARMQVQQGQLEAAEASLHQVEQANDQGLQVPSVLLAAEAKRQRARIATARQQPEMAKTHLESMLQIARAGLPQRHPVLAQAMIEAATAGVPIAEGELIQARQVLATELLAPVDAD from the coding sequence ATGGGCGATTCCGACGATCACACGCTGCGTTTCAAGACCGGTGGTGCCTGGCAAGGGCGCCTGCCGCAGGCCATGTTGGACGGCCGCGAGCCGGCACTGAACCCGGGTGAGCAGATTGGTGTGTGGCGAATCGAGCGACTGCTCGGGTCGGGCGGTATGTCCGACGTGTATCTCGCTAGTCGCAGTCAGGCCAGCTTCGAGCAAAAGGTGGCGCTGAAGATCGTGCCGCGCCAAGGTGAGATGTTGGCGCGGTTTCAGGAGGAACGTCGGATCCTGGCGCGTCTCGCGCACCCGGGGATTGCGGGTTTGATTGATGGCGGTGAGCTGCCCGGCGGCGGTGCGTGGTTTGCGATGGAGCACATCGACGGTCTGGTGCTCGACGATTATGTGTTGCGCCAGCGCTTGTCGTTTATCGAAACGTTGCGGCTGTTCGAGGACCTCTGCGCGGCAATTGCACACGCCCATTCGCACCTGCTGGTGCATCGGGATATCAAGCCCGGCAACGTCATGGTCGATCAGCAGGGCCGCGTGCGGTTGCTCGATTTCGGCATTGCGCTCGGACAGCACGATCGGGTTAGTGACAACGATCGAATTATGACGCCAGGCTACGCGGCACCTGAGCAGCTTCAAGGTGGACCGATCACGACCGCCACCGACATCTTCCAGCTTGGGCTGACGTTGCAAACCGTGCTGAATCGGGCGAATCAGCACGGTTTTGCGATCGCGCCGGCGAGCTCGCGCAGCGATTTGGCGGCTGTCATCGCGCGGGCAACCGCACCTGCGGCCGCAGACCGGTACCACAGCGCGATGCTGTTTCGGGACGACTTGATTGCGCTCCGCGAAGCGCGTCCCGTGTCGGCACGAGCTGGTGGCGAAATGCATCGGCTCGTGCTCGGTTTTCGGCGGCATCCATTCAGTTCGACACTGATTGCGGCCTTGGCGATCAGCCTGGTCCTGTCGGGAGTGCTGCTGTTTCAAAGCAAGAGCCGCGAAGCAGAGGAGCGCTCGGCAACGCTGCGCGAAGAAGGTACTGCGACGGCCATTGGTGGCTTTTTCGTGGAGCTGTTCAACCAGCCGGTGACCGCTGAGGGCGGCGTCGCCGAACTGCTTGATCGTGGTCAACAGCGGCTACTGGCCCACCCATCGCCCGATCAGCGCACCCATGCGGCCTTGTTGCACGCGCTCGCCAAGGCGAATATTCAGATGGAACGTCCCGATGCTGCGCGCCCGCTGCTGGAAGCGGCGATCGGGATCGCGCGGCAATCAGGTGAAACCGGTGCATCGGATCTGGCCCTGTATTTGTCTGCGTTGGCCCGCCTGGAATGGTTGGCAGGGCGTCGCGAGCAAGCGCGTGGATTCGCCGCCGAAACCGAACAGACGCTGGAGCAGCTTCGCAACCAATCGTCCCACACGCTGATGCTCGCCCATCAACAGATCGGCGAGTATCACCTGAACGCCCTCGAATATGAGTCGGCCAAGCGCTTTCTGGAGCGTGCCGTGCTGATTGGCGAGGCCCGCTATGGTGCGGATAGTTCGCAGCTCTTTCAGGCCAGGCAGCTGCTGGTGTCCATCTATCGCAATCGTTGGGAAGTGCGCGAAGCCGCTCCGGCAGGCCAACGCCTGTTGGATGATTGCAAGCGCTACTACGGTGAATCGGACGCGGTCTGCATCATCGAAACGACACAGCAGGCGCGCGTGCTTGGTCAAGCTGGCGAAATGGCGCGCGCGGAAGCGATTCTGCGCGCGCAGTTGGCCGAAAACGGTCTTTGGACCGGGCAGCAACGCTTGTACCGGCAACATGCCGTAAGCTACGACTTGTCGGAGAATCTCTGGTTTCAGGGGCGCTATCAGGATGCCCGGCGCACGTTGATCGATTCGCTCGGACTGCTCGAACAAGCCATGGGGCGCGTCGGTCCGCACTGGCTCAGTGATCACGGCAGCCTGGCTTTGTTGCTGGTGGACATGGGCGATCCCGTCGAGGCGCTTCGCATTTCGAACGAGGGCGTCAGTACGCTCAGTCGGCCCTTGGCAGAACGCGCAATGGAAGATCACTTCTGGGTGGTTCGACACGCTGCAATCATGCTTGCAAATGACGCCGACACAACGCGTTTGAACGAGTCGATGCAAGCGGCCGTGAGCGCCATGTCGGCATCGTTTGGTTCGGGAAGTTACTTTTCTGAGCGTGCACGCCTGGTGCTGGCGCGGATGCAAGTCCAGCAGGGTCAGTTGGAAGCGGCTGAGGCATCACTGCACCAGGTCGAGCAGGCGAACGATCAAGGCTTGCAGGTGCCGTCAGTATTGCTAGCCGCAGAAGCCAAAAGACAGCGCGCTCGGATTGCTACCGCCAGGCAGCAGCCCGAAATGGCGAAGACGCATCTGGAATCGATGCTACAGATCGCGCGCGCCGGACTGCCGCAGCGGCACCCAGTCCTCGCGCAGGCGATGATCGAAGCGGCGACGGCAGGCGTCCCGATCGCCGAGGGCGAGTTGATCCAGGCCCGGCAGGTTTTGGCGACTGAATTGTTGGCACCAGTGGACGCGGACTGA
- a CDS encoding serine/threonine-protein kinase — protein MPKPDWARIRTLFEQAVILDAEARPAFLAHACVDEPALRAEVDALLAADARANQEATELGGAAPDLMLALHRDHQNALAGQRLGPWRLLREIGRGGMGAVYLAQRDDGEYVQQAAIKLVRPGWDLGELLQRFRAERQILATLNHPNIARLLDGGVSADGKPYLVLEYVEGSEIGQYCDTEQLTIECRLQLFLTVCAAVSHAHHRLVVHRDLKPSNIMIDATGQVKLLDFGIAKLIESKTSITGTQTRVFTPEFAAPEQLRGEVVTTSVDVYALGLLLFHLLTGRKPYGITATTPAAYEHAILNLEPQRPSQAVLDRDPDAPTQIIDCAAARQLQPQQLSTALSGDLDAIILKALRKEPEQRYASASALADDVERYLQHEPVLARRGNLRYRMTRFLQRHALASALGMIAVLSLLVGAGVALWQAEQAAAEARKSRAALDFMTGLFTLADPVATQGERVTARELLDTGSHRIREQLLDQPDARAELLLAMGDAYRGLGLFDQALPVLAESAALTRDNDRARLSHAIVLHQLGQFDESLAELGALRATVQGGLRPDQDLMDQVDLRRAVTNVSMNRLDEAGAIFDQLLQGQRTRYGERDRRTEESVIRYASWLVLRDRADEAYVLTKAIVDHQRGQSPRDNEFFARALGAHAVVVSHTGPMTEAEALRREEYDLTLAVFGDQHSYTVSSRNNLATVLFSEQRYAEALALFQSVLISRQQQLGPEHPLIALINTNIATTLVSMDRSAEARPYAETALALREQLFGENHRDTAMSLRTLGNVEFDAGRLDQAEALFRRAIASLEAAMGPSTNMLSGSLNDLVRVQLAKRQPEPDCRSAQRAFDLNDDGNPNAPIRMQYQFALLGACRALNGDPAGMTVLRNAEHRLRNELGPDDYRTRKIGALLADFDDSVRAAPAHSN, from the coding sequence ATGCCCAAGCCGGACTGGGCGCGAATCCGAACGCTCTTTGAGCAGGCCGTGATCCTCGACGCCGAGGCGCGCCCAGCGTTCCTGGCGCACGCGTGCGTCGACGAACCAGCGTTGCGTGCCGAAGTGGATGCCCTGCTGGCGGCAGACGCGCGGGCCAATCAGGAGGCCACCGAATTGGGTGGCGCGGCGCCTGACCTCATGCTGGCGTTGCATCGCGATCACCAAAACGCGCTCGCCGGACAGCGTCTGGGGCCCTGGCGGCTGCTTCGCGAAATCGGTCGGGGCGGCATGGGCGCGGTCTATTTGGCGCAGCGCGACGATGGCGAATACGTACAGCAGGCGGCCATCAAGCTGGTGCGCCCAGGTTGGGACTTGGGCGAACTGCTGCAGCGCTTCCGCGCCGAGCGGCAGATCCTGGCCACATTGAATCATCCGAATATCGCCCGTCTGCTCGATGGCGGCGTCAGCGCTGACGGTAAGCCCTACTTGGTGCTGGAATACGTCGAAGGCAGCGAGATCGGCCAGTACTGCGATACCGAACAGCTGACCATTGAGTGTCGGCTGCAACTCTTCTTGACGGTCTGTGCGGCCGTCAGCCATGCGCATCATCGACTGGTGGTACATCGCGACCTGAAACCGTCGAACATCATGATCGACGCCACTGGGCAGGTGAAGCTGCTCGACTTTGGCATTGCCAAGCTGATCGAGTCCAAGACTTCGATCACAGGCACCCAGACCCGCGTGTTCACGCCCGAGTTCGCCGCGCCCGAGCAGCTGCGCGGAGAAGTGGTTACGACCAGTGTCGACGTGTATGCGCTAGGTTTGCTGTTGTTTCATCTGTTGACCGGCAGGAAGCCCTACGGCATCACAGCGACCACCCCGGCAGCGTATGAGCATGCCATTCTGAATCTGGAACCGCAGCGCCCCTCGCAGGCCGTGCTGGACCGCGATCCGGACGCACCGACCCAAATCATCGACTGCGCGGCCGCGCGACAGTTGCAGCCGCAGCAGCTCAGTACCGCCCTATCGGGCGACCTGGACGCAATCATTCTGAAGGCACTCCGCAAGGAGCCAGAGCAACGCTACGCGTCTGCCAGCGCATTGGCCGACGATGTTGAGCGTTACCTGCAACATGAGCCGGTCCTGGCGCGGCGTGGGAACCTGCGCTACCGCATGACCCGCTTCCTGCAGCGCCACGCGTTGGCCAGCGCGCTCGGCATGATTGCTGTGCTGTCGTTGCTGGTGGGGGCGGGCGTCGCTTTGTGGCAGGCCGAGCAGGCTGCGGCCGAAGCGCGCAAGTCGCGCGCAGCCTTGGATTTCATGACGGGCCTGTTCACCCTCGCCGACCCCGTGGCGACGCAAGGTGAACGGGTAACGGCCCGCGAACTTCTCGATACCGGCAGTCACCGCATCCGTGAGCAATTGCTGGACCAGCCGGACGCACGCGCCGAATTGCTGCTCGCGATGGGCGATGCGTACCGTGGGCTGGGTCTTTTCGACCAAGCGCTGCCGGTGCTGGCGGAATCAGCAGCGCTCACCCGAGACAACGATCGCGCCCGCCTGTCGCACGCGATTGTGTTGCATCAGTTGGGTCAATTCGACGAATCGCTCGCCGAGCTCGGTGCCTTGCGGGCGACAGTCCAAGGCGGTTTGCGTCCCGATCAGGACCTGATGGATCAGGTCGATCTGCGCCGGGCCGTGACCAATGTTTCGATGAATCGCCTGGACGAAGCTGGTGCGATCTTCGATCAGCTATTGCAGGGCCAGCGCACGCGCTATGGCGAGCGTGACCGACGGACCGAGGAAAGCGTGATTCGGTATGCCTCTTGGCTCGTTCTGCGCGATCGCGCCGATGAGGCCTACGTCTTGACCAAGGCCATCGTGGACCATCAACGCGGACAATCGCCGCGTGACAACGAGTTCTTTGCGCGTGCGCTCGGTGCGCATGCCGTAGTGGTGTCGCATACTGGGCCGATGACCGAAGCCGAGGCGCTGCGCCGCGAAGAGTACGATCTCACGCTCGCCGTGTTTGGTGATCAGCATTCGTACACGGTGTCGAGCCGCAACAATCTGGCCACCGTCCTATTCTCCGAGCAGCGCTATGCTGAGGCGTTGGCCCTGTTTCAAAGCGTGCTGATCAGCCGGCAGCAGCAACTCGGACCGGAGCATCCGTTGATCGCGTTGATCAATACGAACATCGCGACCACGCTGGTGTCGATGGACCGGTCGGCGGAGGCCCGGCCCTATGCCGAGACGGCACTAGCGCTCAGAGAGCAGCTGTTTGGCGAGAATCACCGCGACACCGCGATGTCGTTGCGGACGCTCGGCAATGTCGAGTTCGATGCCGGTCGCCTCGATCAGGCCGAAGCGTTGTTTCGCCGGGCCATCGCCAGTCTGGAGGCAGCGATGGGCCCCAGCACCAACATGTTGTCCGGATCATTGAACGACCTTGTGCGTGTGCAACTGGCCAAGCGCCAGCCCGAGCCCGACTGTCGTTCGGCGCAACGGGCGTTTGATCTGAATGACGACGGCAATCCCAATGCGCCGATACGGATGCAATACCAGTTTGCGCTACTGGGCGCGTGCCGGGCGTTGAATGGCGATCCGGCCGGGATGACCGTGCTCCGGAATGCCGAACACCGACTTCGCAACGAACTCGGCCCGGACGACTATCGCACGCGCAAAATCGGCGCACTGCTGGCAGATTTTGATGATTCCGTCAGGGCGGCGCCAGCGCACAGCAACTGA
- a CDS encoding ADYC domain-containing protein — MRLPNLIVGLILGAVSSALLAANPQALRVEGTRLVVTDDQGREREQADLVGAELQLGTAGTLQVLSASKDPSARFDEVWLYQLQLRPTGALMFQSFCAPDPYGDTRVVVYQGYFDQDRRYVADATRFSLSCVSGVEAKCLRWGYLPWRTAPANGASLEPYYTACINMARADYCGNDAPSTRNGTAIDIYDRVGVQTSDASITDMAFEAGWNEHGAVCVAHTRIVENLTLDGLHTNCPRLAEAPSGADCDDATANTAGALLFNRSKLTASHQ; from the coding sequence ATGCGCTTGCCAAACCTCATCGTTGGTCTGATTCTTGGCGCCGTCAGCAGCGCACTGCTGGCTGCAAATCCACAGGCGCTTCGCGTCGAAGGCACGCGCCTGGTTGTCACCGATGATCAAGGGCGCGAGCGCGAGCAAGCCGATCTCGTCGGTGCTGAGCTGCAACTCGGCACCGCTGGGACCCTGCAAGTTCTGAGTGCCAGCAAAGACCCAAGCGCGCGCTTTGACGAAGTCTGGTTGTACCAACTGCAATTGCGACCGACCGGCGCGCTGATGTTCCAATCATTCTGCGCCCCTGATCCGTATGGCGACACACGCGTCGTCGTGTATCAGGGATACTTTGACCAGGATCGTCGCTACGTCGCCGACGCCACCCGCTTCAGTCTCAGCTGTGTCAGCGGCGTCGAGGCAAAATGCCTGCGTTGGGGCTATCTGCCGTGGCGTACCGCGCCGGCCAACGGCGCGTCGCTCGAGCCTTACTATACGGCCTGCATCAATATGGCGCGTGCCGACTACTGTGGCAACGATGCACCGAGCACGCGCAATGGCACGGCGATCGACATCTACGATCGCGTCGGCGTGCAAACGAGCGATGCATCCATAACCGATATGGCGTTTGAAGCCGGCTGGAACGAGCACGGTGCGGTCTGCGTCGCGCATACTCGGATCGTCGAAAACCTGACCCTTGATGGCTTGCACACCAACTGCCCGAGATTGGCAGAGGCGCCCAGTGGCGCGGATTGTGACGATGCGACTGCCAACACGGCCGGGGCTTTGCTGTTCAATCGATCCAAGCTGACCGCTTCGCATCAGTGA
- a CDS encoding ECF-type sigma factor: MNASEPDSSGITQQVARAGESPTARGELMQRVHADLMRIARAELARHRRGNTLNTRALVNEAYLKLFAGQGADFESGHHFFATAAKAMRQVVIDYARMRLAECRGGGVTPLGLDELEAQLVSVDAQAERLVAIDAALSKLAELDERLALVMEMRFFAGMEVEDVAQALGVSVPTIIRDTRTAKAFLQQQLDEQG, from the coding sequence ATGAACGCATCTGAACCCGACTCCTCTGGCATTACCCAGCAAGTCGCCCGGGCGGGTGAAAGTCCGACGGCCCGCGGTGAACTCATGCAGCGCGTCCACGCCGATCTGATGCGCATTGCCCGCGCCGAGTTAGCCCGACACCGGCGCGGCAATACGTTGAATACCCGTGCGCTGGTCAACGAGGCGTATCTCAAGCTTTTTGCCGGTCAGGGGGCCGACTTCGAAAGCGGGCATCATTTCTTTGCGACAGCGGCAAAGGCCATGCGCCAGGTCGTGATCGACTACGCCCGCATGCGGCTGGCCGAATGCCGCGGCGGTGGGGTCACGCCCTTGGGTTTGGACGAGCTCGAAGCGCAGCTGGTGTCAGTCGATGCGCAAGCCGAGCGCCTCGTGGCGATTGATGCAGCACTCAGCAAACTGGCGGAGTTGGACGAGCGTCTGGCGCTCGTCATGGAGATGCGGTTCTTTGCCGGCATGGAAGTGGAAGATGTCGCCCAGGCACTCGGCGTGTCGGTGCCCACCATCATTCGCGACACGCGCACCGCCAAGGCCTTTCTACAGCAGCAACTTGACGAGCAGGGCTAA
- the hemE gene encoding uroporphyrinogen decarboxylase — MSAPFAPLANDRFLRALRRQPVDQTPVWIMRQAGRYLPEYRATRARAGSFLKLCKTPELACEVTLQPLARFALDASILFSDILTVPDAMGLGLYFAEGEGPKFERTVRSRADIDALKLPDVASDLRYVTDAVSLIRREIGGKVPLIGFSGSPWTLACYMIEGGGSEYFEHAKALLWDDPQAAHRLLELLGRAVTDYLRAQIEAGAQAVMVFDTWGGALSLAHYREFSLRYLAQIAANLPRQANGEHVPLILFSKGCAHSLEQQADTGADALGLDWTIDLGDARRRVGDRVALQGNVDPVVLYASEAAIAAEATRAVQSFGPHPGHVFNLGHGIHPAIQPDKLKLLIDTVHTESRRVLAGR, encoded by the coding sequence ATGTCAGCACCATTCGCTCCGCTCGCGAATGACCGCTTTCTGCGCGCCCTGCGCCGTCAGCCGGTCGATCAAACTCCGGTCTGGATCATGCGCCAGGCTGGTCGCTACCTGCCGGAATATCGCGCTACCCGCGCGCGCGCCGGGTCGTTCCTGAAGCTCTGCAAGACGCCCGAGCTGGCCTGCGAAGTCACCTTGCAGCCCTTGGCGCGCTTTGCGCTCGATGCGTCCATTCTGTTCTCGGACATTTTGACGGTACCCGATGCGATGGGCTTGGGTTTGTATTTTGCCGAAGGCGAGGGCCCAAAGTTCGAGCGCACCGTGCGCTCGCGCGCTGACATTGACGCGTTGAAACTGCCGGACGTCGCCAGCGACCTGCGTTATGTCACCGATGCCGTGAGCCTGATCCGGCGCGAGATTGGCGGCAAGGTGCCGTTGATCGGGTTTTCCGGCAGCCCCTGGACTTTGGCCTGCTACATGATCGAAGGCGGTGGTTCGGAATATTTTGAGCACGCTAAAGCATTACTCTGGGACGACCCGCAAGCCGCGCATCGCCTGTTGGAACTCCTTGGCCGCGCGGTCACCGATTACCTGCGCGCTCAGATCGAAGCGGGCGCGCAAGCGGTCATGGTGTTCGACACCTGGGGCGGCGCGTTGTCACTCGCGCATTACCGTGAGTTTTCGCTCCGCTATCTGGCGCAGATCGCTGCGAATCTCCCGCGCCAAGCGAACGGCGAGCACGTGCCGCTGATTCTGTTCAGCAAGGGCTGCGCGCATTCCCTGGAACAGCAGGCTGACACGGGTGCCGATGCACTCGGGTTGGACTGGACCATCGATCTGGGCGATGCCCGCCGGCGGGTGGGCGATCGCGTGGCGTTGCAAGGCAATGTTGACCCGGTGGTGCTCTATGCGTCGGAAGCCGCCATCGCGGCCGAGGCCACGCGTGCCGTGCAGTCGTTTGGTCCCCATCCGGGGCACGTGTTCAATCTCGGCCACGGCATTCATCCGGCGATCCAGCCAGACAAACTCAAGCTGCTGATCGACACTGTGCACACCGAGAGTCGGCGCGTGTTGGCAGGCCGTTGA
- a CDS encoding SPOR domain-containing protein — MKPDSRLLLLLLLQASLTLANDGPSAGSRHRCVPNADRTGWECADSGNRNTSTADASASPVEPVSEAESVATDAPTEPEPTPLPEPYMEPASAAETEPAPAPPPLVAAPPEDATPLSDFYRAVPEPEPDASPAPETVMSEPQAISPEPEPESEPEPIAPEPAPAEPVAVEPEPVGAASEPIPEPAPYEPPPSEPVSLAPEPEPAPAPESAPVSTPEPVASSSPVAVAWQLSDLATAREFANLNGNAYTLQLADAASPQAFPRLIAELGLAPASCYVLKVKRDGQDWWLLAHGEFADANTAKALLARLPNVPGLTRNWPRKIQYLQREFDAVGP, encoded by the coding sequence ATGAAGCCTGATTCGCGCCTGTTGCTGCTATTGCTCCTCCAGGCCAGCCTGACGCTGGCAAATGACGGACCAAGCGCCGGCAGCCGCCATCGCTGCGTTCCAAACGCCGACCGGACGGGTTGGGAATGTGCCGACTCCGGCAACCGCAATACCAGCACCGCCGATGCCTCGGCGTCACCCGTAGAACCCGTCTCGGAAGCAGAATCTGTTGCGACAGATGCGCCGACCGAGCCCGAACCCACGCCGCTGCCTGAACCGTATATGGAACCGGCGAGCGCCGCGGAAACAGAGCCTGCGCCCGCACCGCCCCCGCTCGTTGCCGCGCCACCCGAAGACGCCACGCCGCTGTCCGATTTCTATCGCGCGGTGCCGGAACCCGAACCCGACGCGTCACCTGCGCCCGAAACAGTGATGTCTGAACCACAGGCGATTTCGCCCGAGCCAGAGCCAGAATCCGAACCAGAGCCGATTGCGCCGGAGCCGGCCCCGGCTGAACCGGTTGCGGTCGAACCCGAACCCGTCGGGGCGGCGAGCGAGCCGATTCCGGAGCCAGCACCCTACGAACCGCCGCCATCTGAGCCAGTGTCGCTAGCGCCAGAGCCAGAGCCAGCGCCAGCGCCAGAGTCAGCGCCTGTGAGTACGCCAGAGCCTGTGGCCAGTTCCAGCCCGGTGGCAGTCGCATGGCAGCTCAGCGATCTGGCCACCGCGCGCGAATTCGCCAATCTGAACGGCAATGCGTACACGTTGCAGCTGGCGGACGCCGCCTCGCCGCAAGCGTTTCCGCGTTTGATCGCCGAACTCGGGTTGGCGCCGGCGTCTTGCTACGTACTCAAAGTGAAGCGCGATGGTCAGGACTGGTGGCTGCTCGCCCACGGCGAATTTGCCGACGCCAACACCGCCAAGGCGCTGCTGGCCCGTTTGCCCAACGTGCCCGGCCTGACCCGCAACTGGCCCCGCAAGATCCAATACCTGCAACGCGAGTTCGACGCCGTCGGACCGTAA
- a CDS encoding WGR domain-containing protein: MQTKPAGKEPPRYYHLILQQDLLGGWILTREWGQQGGRASGKKDYFEVREHAEEALIQARDQQLKKGFTVMFAQGMEGPMGSRYEA, translated from the coding sequence ATGCAAACCAAGCCGGCGGGCAAAGAGCCGCCGCGCTACTACCACCTGATCCTCCAGCAAGACTTGCTGGGTGGCTGGATTCTGACTCGGGAATGGGGTCAGCAAGGTGGTCGCGCCAGCGGCAAGAAAGACTATTTCGAAGTCCGCGAGCACGCTGAGGAGGCCTTGATCCAGGCCCGCGATCAGCAATTGAAAAAGGGCTTCACGGTGATGTTCGCACAAGGAATGGAAGGGCCAATGGGGTCCCGCTATGAAGCCTGA